TTGATAATCGCTCTGAGTGCGGCAGTTAAGTACTCATAACATTCGTAATGTTCGTACTAAAAGCTCTACTTTGAGAGTAGTACAATGGGCTATGACTAACATTCTGATTGAATGTCTGAACTATTTTGCCAAATGCACTATCACTTGTCCTCGCCACGCTCGCGGATTTTAGAACCAAGTTGGCGATTACATAGTCATGTAGTCATTCAGTTTTCCCTATTGTCATAGTCGTCATAGGCATCTGGGATCCAATCATGTAACTTTGTTTACTTTGAAATGCATATTCTTAACCATGTAAATAGGTACGGTCAGCTCGGACTTGGTATGGTGCCTACCTACCTCAACTCAGGACCTTAagggccctcgcccacggcgaatttttctagcgatgcttcataaacgcgcgacagcatcgctacaaaaagtcgtTGTGTGCGAAGCTCTAAAGCTATAGatcaataatataaaaaaccggccaagagcgtgtcggacacgcccgaaatagggttccgtagccattacgaaaaaattaagtaatatttttctaagaatttcgtattttgtatggaatattccaagtttaggtatattttataccttaggctgctatttactcttaaactactaataattctcaagaaataaactactaataattctcaaaaaaataataatatgtttccttgtaagtttaatatacttactaccatcctgaatttttgcaaatttttccacccaccggtttagattttagaggggcggggatgctcgattttaattaatcaaatattttaagatttatgacggtggaagcattctacacttccactgaacgtagatatagtttagatatagttagtgtttagtattgtaactaagggaccccatacatccctgtatttcttttattattattttttgtatttttttttcttttattgtataatatagtttttaagtattttatttgtaattatatttttatgaaaaaatgactttctgccaactttcttgcggcgcattcttcttggcaatgatggtctttccgaaagcgctgggagtttaaaaaatgacgtgtaaaagtgcccattgcggcctatttactgaataaatcatatgaatttgaatttgcactttaaagttgaatattttgcaaacaaatcactgaatcgaaaaatcgttttagcaaccccctaatggttttaaaatacccatccaacgataccccacactacaaggttggaatagaaaaaaaatcacccccactggCCACTACGTCTATGTTActctaaaaaatgttttgtttttttttattgtaccattttgtcggcatagttcacatatatattcgtgcaaaattacatctttctagcattgatagtcactgagcaaagccgcggacggatagacagacatggcgaaactataagggttccgtttttgccattttggctacggaaccctaatagctTAATTAATAACTTATTAGTTAACATCGTCTGTTTTACCTGTCGCATCAACATTAACATCCCAGCAGGTGGTTTTGTCCTTACATAAATTGGCTAGTTCGTAcacttaaaatttataagtatcaCTTATTATTGTTTGATTTGATGTATCAATTAATACTAATCACTTAAAATTAATGAGTCATGTACCAGCCCATCGGTTATATGCCATTCGTAagttttgtaatgttttaataTCCGTTAAAATTTGTGGCTAATTAATTTAGGCCACTGATCAAGTAAGCAGTATTCACAAGTCGCAGGAACAAGCACCCCAATAAACTCTtaattaatgtaggtacagggtgaaatttaggacgtaataaaatttgtgtttcatgctcagttaatgctgggtaatatagTAGTGCAtttactcttttgttgaaataagtgaaaaaaaattgtggtttctatacattattgaaatacgaaatcatgaacaatgtatggaaaccggaAATTTCCTCAGACTAAattcaacaaaagagttaatgcataATATTACCCAGCAATAACTGAACACGAAACACTAATTCTGTATTACGTCCTAAATTTTACCCTGTATAAAAAGTGCCACTGACTTATCTCACCCCTTggcaaaactaaaacaaatgccGCAATCACAACAATGGTCATTTAGCGGCAACACCAAGTTTTCCAACAGCGACGCCGTCACCGAATCAATCAGATAAGTTACGTACTATTGCTATGCTATGACAGGCTTACCGAGACGCATAGTGTCATTGACACCTTAGGCATACGAGTTAGTTATAACAAAGATAAAACCTGATATTTTTCCACCAATCTAcctctacctacctacctgcctATGGAGCGAATTAGATAATTAGAGGCGGCAGTGATATTTATCCATTTACACGTTTTTGCGTGCGTTAGACTTCTTTTAAGTTTTCAAGTTACTATTCTCAGTTAGGTAAATTcactgtacctactcgtacattaTTTAATTCCCGATGTATGAAAGTCATCCTTACTAATTGCTCGTTGTGcggttttgttttaaaatagattaGCAAATTCGCACTCAGCCTGTCAATTAGCACCACCGACCGGTATCTAAGTATAGTGTTGTGAGGATTTAACACCTAAATTATGGAAAACCACGACAGGTACCTACTTAGACTACGCTAAAATAAGCTAGCTAAGTAGGCAGGTATATCAGTGATTTTTATTAGAAAAGATGTCTTGCTCCAACTTTCAATCGTATTTAACCACAAACTGCCAATGTTTTCCCGAAAACGTAACATACATGTACATATACGAGTAAGTGTAAACACTCGCGTAATACAATTTAGAACAGTGTACCTTAGCTTAGCACCCAATTGCCATGCACTGCGGCCCGCCGCTTCTAATGAATGCGGGAAACATGAGCACAACATTTGATTCGCGGTAAACGCCAACAGGTTTTTTGTTACCTTTATGTATAATGAACGACTGGCTATTTGTGTATCGCTTTATAAAGGCAGGCACTCAGAGAGGAGCTACATTGTAGTCGCGAAGCTTCACTATGATGGAGCTCACATGTGCCTTTGTGTTGACCCTTGCAAGTATTGTGGCAGCTAACCCTTACGGCGGATACGGCGTTAAGGGTGGCGCGGGAGCTAAAGgttagtttaaatatttaagtatgtagttTTATCTATAACTTCTGACAATTATTtagcttttttaataaatttacctaCATAGACAGTATGATAGTATATTTCAAGAATACCTAATTGCATTAGGTTTTATAGCTAAAGCGACCCAACATTGTTTGAATAACATTTATCGCATTCCAAACTTCACTGTAGgtactatataattatgtttacaaataagatgttttaaagttgttttattttatttttaagccgACGCAAGTGCCGTGGCAGGCGCTTTTGCTGGTCTACCGAATATTCCTGCCGGTGGTGCATTTTCGGGAAGCTACTCTAAATCTTCATCGTCAAGCTTCGCATCTTCAAGTGCTGCTTCCAGTTCAAGCTCGTTCAGTTATAGCGGCAGCGGTATTATTGGACCCGGATGCACAACGGGGGGATGTCAAAAAGGCTCGGAGACCGGAATAGCGCCCAATAGTGGCTCTAATAATCCGGTATCAGGATTCCCACTATTGAATGGAGCGAACGCGGGAGCCATAGCAGCAGCAGGAGCATCGGCTGGCTCCTTTGCGGGTCAAACACCTTGCACCAGCGGTAGTTGCTCGAACCAAAAACCTTCAGGATGTCAAGGAGCTAACTGCGGCAATATAGACAAGTGCACCTCAGGCCAATGCGGCAATTCGCCCTCGGCACCGAGCACTGGGTCCAGCGATTACGGAAACAACGATATTCATGTAAATGTTGGAACTACCGACTCGAAAAAGGATGATGATTCCTCTCAATACGACAAGGCTGGGAGCTCCAAACCTTCAAATCCGGCCTGTACTGGTGGAAATTGTGGACCATTTAACGCAAATCCAGCTTACACACACGCTAGTGTAAAACCGGGTAATTTGAACTCGCCAAGTGGGTCGCAGAGCAGTGTTAACGTCCCGGCTACAACCTTAACAGCCCCTAAAGATTACACTAATCCAGGCACAGGGCGTTTACCTTTAAATAACGATGTACCAAATCAGAATACTTACCTGAGCCCTGCGATTGATGGCAAAAGCGATCCATGTGCCAATGGAAAATGTAACAACAATCAGCCACATGATTCCTACAACCCTTCGAACGGTAATTCATATTCCAGTAATTATTTGGGCTCTAACTTTCCAACGGAACAAAAGGATTTGTTAAGTGACAAATGTACTTCCGGTAATTGTAGTCCTAATTCATACAATAACGGGAATTCTAAGTCTCCAGGCTATTCACAAACACCCTCGAGCCCTGCGGGAAACTGTGCTTCTGGAAATTGCGGCCCTTATCCTGGAACTGCACCCAGCCCCACAGAGTCTAGCACCTATCCAGGATCTAAAGCCCCTGGATATTCACAATCACCTTCAAGCCCTGGCGGAAACTGTGCTTCTGGAAATTGCGGTCCTTATTCTGCAACTGCACCGAGCCCCACAGGCACTAGCAACTATCCAGGACCCAAATCTCCTGGATATCCGCAATCACCTTCAAGCCCTGGAGGAAACTGTGCTTCTGGAAATTGCGGCCCTTATCCTGCGACTGCAACTAGCCCCACAGGCTCTAGCACCTATCCAGGATCCAAACTCCCTGGATATTCTCAATCACCCTCAGGCTCTGGAGGAAACTGTGCTTCTGGAGATTGCGGCCCTTATCCTGCGACTGGAACTAGCCCCACAGGCTCTAGCACCTATCCAGGATCCAAACTCCCTGGATATTCTCAATCACCCTCAGGCTCTGGAGGAAACTGTGCTTCTGGAAATTGCGGCCCTTATCCTGCGACTGCACCTAGCCCCACAGGCTCTACCGCATATTCAGGATCCAAACTCCCTGGATATTCTCAATCACCTTCAGGCTCTGGAGGAAACTGTGCTTCTGGAAATTGCGTCCCTTATCCTGCGACTGCACCTAGCCCCACAGGATCTAGCACCTATCCAGGATCCAAACTCCCTGGATATTCTCAATCACCCTCAGGCTCTACAGGAAACTGTGCTTCTGGAAATTGCGGCCCTAATCCTGGAACTGCGCCCAGCCTCTCTGGCCCTAGCAACTATCCGGGATCCAAACTCCCTGGATATTCGCAACTACCCTCAAGCCCTGGGGGAAATTGTGCTTCTGGAAATTGCGGTTCGTATCCCTCAACTGTACCAAGCCCTACAGGCTCTAGCACCTATCCAGAATCCAAATACCCAGGCTATTCACCAATACCTTCAAACCCGGGACAAAACTGTGCTTCTGGAAATTGTGGTAGTTATCCCTCATCGGCACCAAACCCTACGGGTTCCAGCCCCTATCCGGGATCCAACACCCCAGGCTACTCGCAAAAACCTTCGAGTTCCGGAGGAAACTGTGCTTCTGGAAATTGTGGAAATTACCCCTCGCCTGCAACTACTTCTACTGGTAGCACTAGTGCCGGTTCTGCTGCTTACCCAGGGTCGAAAATCCCTATTTATTCGCAAGGAACATCACCGACGTTCGGAGCAACGGGACCAACTGCTCCCACAAACTGTGGGTCCTCTAACTGTCTTACAAGTGCAGAACCTTTTAAACCAAGTATAACATTTACACCTCCACATACTGGACCAGCGTCTCCTGGACACTATGGCTCTGCTGCTGGTGCCAACGCTCAAGCCGGAGCTGTGGGAGTTTTCAAACCATCTAATGGCAACTACCCCTCTGATGAAAATAAACTGCCTCCCTACACCGGCGGCTTTGGAGGTCCATCTGGGATTTTAAAACCCCAAGATTACTCACTACCCTCCAAGCCGACTTATCCAACAGGACAACACTCAACAAACCAACCAGCACATTCTGGAATCAGTGCATTCCCGTCTACCGCTCAAGGTGTTGCACCATCGGTGTCTCCTATATCAAATAATAAACCAGGCTCCTGCTCATCAGGAAACTGCGGATCTCATCCTGGTCAATCTTCGCCTTCTTATGGGTCAGGCAACTCAATCAAGGGTGGCGCCGGAGCCAACGCTGGAGCAATCGCATCAGCTAGTGCGAATGCAGTTGCATACTCTGGGGGGTTCGGTGGTCCACCAGGACTTCTCAAACCTTATGACGATGGAAAACTTGGAAGCAGCGGACTTCCTAGCTCTGCTGGCAAGCCAAGTGCGGGGTATCAAAATGCAGTTCAACCGGGCAGTCACGGAAGTAGCCCAAGCGCCAATTCATCTCCGTATGGTGGTTCTGGTAGTGCTGGATATGGGCCACACGCTGGTGCAACTGGAAGTCAAAATCATTCCCCTTACGGAAAATCCTTAAATGCAGCAGGAAGTGGTTCACAGGCCGCAGGTGCGTACGCTGCCGCTGCTGCTGGAGCAACAGCGGGGGCTTCTAACGGTGGAAGCCATGACGTTAGCAGTGGCAATTCTGGTGGATGCGGGGGAGGCTGCAGTGGCGGCGCTG
Above is a window of Choristoneura fumiferana chromosome 18, NRCan_CFum_1, whole genome shotgun sequence DNA encoding:
- the LOC141437729 gene encoding uncharacterized protein, producing MMELTCAFVLTLASIVAANPYGGYGVKGGAGAKADASAVAGAFAGLPNIPAGGAFSGSYSKSSSSSFASSSAASSSSSFSYSGSGIIGPGCTTGGCQKGSETGIAPNSGSNNPVSGFPLLNGANAGAIAAAGASAGSFAGQTPCTSGSCSNQKPSGCQGANCGNIDKCTSGQCGNSPSAPSTGSSDYGNNDIHVNVGTTDSKKDDDSSQYDKAGSSKPSNPACTGGNCGPFNANPAYTHASVKPGNLNSPSGSQSSVNVPATTLTAPKDYTNPGTGRLPLNNDVPNQNTYLSPAIDGKSDPCANGKCNNNQPHDSYNPSNGNSYSSNYLGSNFPTEQKDLLSDKCTSGNCSPNSYNNGNSKSPGYSQTPSSPAGNCASGNCGPYPGTAPSPTESSTYPGSKAPGYSQSPSSPGGNCASGNCGPYSATAPSPTGTSNYPGPKSPGYPQSPSSPGGNCASGNCGPYPATATSPTGSSTYPGSKLPGYSQSPSGSGGNCASGDCGPYPATGTSPTGSSTYPGSKLPGYSQSPSGSGGNCASGNCGPYPATAPSPTGSTAYSGSKLPGYSQSPSGSGGNCASGNCVPYPATAPSPTGSSTYPGSKLPGYSQSPSGSTGNCASGNCGPNPGTAPSLSGPSNYPGSKLPGYSQLPSSPGGNCASGNCGSYPSTVPSPTGSSTYPESKYPGYSPIPSNPGQNCASGNCGSYPSSAPNPTGSSPYPGSNTPGYSQKPSSSGGNCASGNCGNYPSPATTSTGSTSAGSAAYPGSKIPIYSQGTSPTFGATGPTAPTNCGSSNCLTSAEPFKPSITFTPPHTGPASPGHYGSAAGANAQAGAVGVFKPSNGNYPSDENKLPPYTGGFGGPSGILKPQDYSLPSKPTYPTGQHSTNQPAHSGISAFPSTAQGVAPSVSPISNNKPGSCSSGNCGSHPGQSSPSYGSGNSIKGGAGANAGAIASASANAVAYSGGFGGPPGLLKPYDDGKLGSSGLPSSAGKPSAGYQNAVQPGSHGSSPSANSSPYGGSGSAGYGPHAGATGSQNHSPYGKSLNAAGSGSQAAGAYAAAAAGATAGASNGGSHDVSSGNSGGCGGGCSGGAGGNHGAGHNFGAGNAVAGASAKSVAGAITGASAGSYGNAGSFASSSASAHASSGFPTKGGYGRR